From a single Fusobacterium pseudoperiodonticum genomic region:
- a CDS encoding putative HNHc nuclease, which translates to MEKLGYTRQTQKLIYWLLDDFANFWQGNEAGARPSFIELAYTKEVMKAKFVKIYDGFDTVKNAQAFLISSIYNKDNLTVDELTNNVIRALQSLAIQNGGFSLSLNALTQKQANDFVKWLFEMAIYWEIPLRMEIRDLFAQDYHDTFIYTTLKKKICCICGKPGELQHFDRVGSSGYKSDTGLNYRVMCLCREHHDEADNCISRIDFIKKYHLNGIYLTSEQVKELKGVYKGHFQAFKEE; encoded by the coding sequence ATGGAGAAATTAGGATACACTAGGCAAACACAAAAATTAATATATTGGCTTTTAGATGACTTTGCTAACTTTTGGCAAGGTAACGAGGCTGGAGCAAGACCATCATTTATAGAATTAGCTTACACAAAAGAAGTAATGAAAGCTAAATTTGTAAAAATCTACGATGGTTTTGACACTGTTAAAAATGCTCAGGCGTTCCTAATTTCTTCTATCTACAATAAGGATAATCTAACAGTAGATGAATTGACTAACAATGTAATAAGAGCATTACAGAGCCTAGCAATTCAAAATGGGGGCTTTAGTCTATCGTTGAATGCTTTAACTCAAAAACAAGCTAATGATTTTGTCAAATGGTTGTTTGAAATGGCTATCTATTGGGAGATACCACTTAGAATGGAAATAAGAGATTTATTTGCTCAAGACTATCACGATACTTTTATATATACAACTTTAAAAAAGAAAATATGTTGTATATGTGGAAAGCCTGGAGAGTTGCAGCATTTTGATAGGGTAGGGAGTTCAGGCTATAAATCAGATACAGGTCTAAATTATAGGGTAATGTGCTTATGTAGAGAGCATCACGATGAAGCTGATAACTGCATATCAAGAATTGATTTTATTAAGAAATATCATTTGAATGGGATATACTTAACATCTGAACAAGTTAAGGAATTAAAGGGAGTATATAAAGGACACTTTCAAGCTTTTAAGGAGGAGTAA
- a CDS encoding YopX family protein produces the protein MREIKFRAWVKEKKAIFEVILIDYVTKKVTYLLERVGHLLSIRDAKFNDVELMQYTGLKDKNNKEIYEGDILFESFGERYYKVVFENGGFRAEFKGDFDEHSFDLIDVVAQGCEIVGNIYENSELIKEVR, from the coding sequence ATGAGAGAGATTAAATTTAGAGCTTGGGTAAAAGAAAAAAAAGCAATATTTGAAGTTATTTTAATTGATTATGTAACTAAAAAGGTAACTTATTTACTTGAAAGAGTTGGACATTTATTAAGTATAAGAGACGCTAAATTTAATGATGTTGAACTTATGCAATACACAGGGTTAAAAGATAAAAATAATAAAGAAATTTATGAGGGAGATATTCTTTTTGAAAGTTTTGGAGAAAGATATTACAAAGTTGTATTTGAAAATGGAGGCTTTAGAGCAGAGTTTAAGGGAGATTTTGATGAGCATTCTTTTGATTTAATTGATGTTGTTGCACAAGGTTGTGAAATAGTTGGAAATATTTATGAAAACTCAGAATTGATAAAGGAAGTGAGATAA
- a CDS encoding co-chaperone HscB: MLHRYQIDLRVKEENTEKTIKKSIFRKNELTDAELEEAQLEFIRSTKAIYKEKGIELEVLEWGIQKFELVSHFQ; encoded by the coding sequence ATGCTGCACAGATATCAAATAGATTTGAGAGTTAAAGAAGAAAATACAGAAAAAACAATTAAAAAATCTATTTTTAGAAAAAATGAACTAACAGATGCTGAACTAGAAGAAGCACAGTTGGAGTTTATAAGAAGTACAAAAGCAATATACAAAGAAAAAGGGATAGAATTAGAAGTTTTGGAATGGGGAATTCAAAAATTTGAGTTAGTCAGCCATTTTCAATAA
- a CDS encoding tyrosine-type recombinase/integrase → MKNENGSGSVYKQKGKRRKCWIARVTIGFVDGKQKRKIIGTYETRKEAQAELLGYLNNPTLYSGKTFKDVRDLWYQGYSKNISNVTLKTLNAQLKKLDEFDDIKIKEIKLHSLQKFFDNIEASYGTKSYIKSILNMIFEFALKNEFIETNRVKFIELGKNEKIIERKIFTSEEIKILFNNLDSDNKFVKKMTYGTLILIYTGLRIGEFINLKTKDINLEKNVIYITKSKTSAGVRKIPISDKILSLFKDNIDNSKEYFFFNKKGNNYLYYNFLTQFNKMLELLNLGKHTIHDTRHTFATMLNNANANSTSIVKLIGHSDFKTTEEIYTHKDIEELRKAVNLLN, encoded by the coding sequence ATGAAAAATGAAAATGGTTCAGGTTCAGTATATAAGCAAAAAGGAAAAAGGAGGAAATGCTGGATAGCTAGAGTTACTATTGGCTTTGTAGATGGAAAGCAAAAAAGAAAGATTATAGGAACATATGAAACTAGAAAAGAAGCACAAGCTGAGTTATTAGGATATTTGAATAACCCTACTTTGTACAGTGGTAAAACTTTTAAAGATGTAAGAGATTTATGGTATCAAGGATATTCAAAAAACATTTCTAATGTAACACTTAAAACTTTAAATGCACAGTTAAAAAAACTAGATGAATTCGATGATATAAAAATTAAAGAAATTAAGTTACATTCATTACAAAAATTTTTTGATAATATAGAAGCTTCTTATGGAACTAAGTCTTATATAAAAAGCATTTTAAATATGATATTTGAATTTGCTTTAAAAAATGAATTTATTGAGACTAACAGAGTTAAATTTATTGAATTAGGTAAAAATGAAAAAATTATTGAAAGAAAAATATTTACATCAGAAGAAATAAAAATACTCTTTAATAACTTAGATTCTGATAATAAATTTGTAAAAAAAATGACATATGGAACTTTAATTTTAATTTATACAGGACTTAGAATAGGCGAATTCATAAACTTAAAAACTAAAGATATTAATTTAGAAAAAAATGTAATATATATTACAAAGAGCAAGACTTCTGCAGGGGTTAGAAAAATACCTATTTCAGATAAAATATTAAGTTTATTTAAAGATAATATAGATAATTCAAAAGAATATTTTTTCTTTAATAAAAAAGGTAATAATTATTTATACTATAATTTTTTAACACAATTTAATAAAATGCTGGAACTCTTAAACTTAGGAAAGCATACTATACACGACACAAGGCATACATTTGCGACTATGTTAAATAATGCTAATGCAAATAGTACATCTATAGTTAAATTAATAGGACATTCTGACTTTAAAACTACAGAAGAAATATACACTCATAAAGATATTGAAGAACTTAGAAAGGCAGTTAATTTATTAAATTGA
- the guaB gene encoding IMP dehydrogenase, which translates to MMNGKILKEGITFDDVLLIPAKSDVLPNEVSLKTRLTKKITLNLPILSAAMDTVTESDLAIALARQGGIGFIHKNMSIEEQAAEVDRVKRSESGMITNPITLNKDSRVFQAEELMSRYKISGLPVIENDGKLIGIITNRDIKYRKDLDQPVGDIMTSKGLITAPVGTTLEQAKEILLANRIEKLPITDQNGYLKGLITIKDIDNIVQYPNSCKDELGKLRCGAAVGIAPDTLDRVAALVKAGVDIITVDSAHGHSQGVINMIKEIKKHYPDLDVIGGNIVTAEAAAELIEAGVSAVKVGIGPGSICTTRVVAGVGVPQLTAVNDVYEYCKSRDIGVIADGGIKLSGDIVKALAAGADCVMLGGLLAGTKEAPGEEIILEGRRFKIYVGMGSIAAMKRGSKDRYFQAGEVDNSKLVPEGIEGRIAYKGSVKDVIFQLAGGVRAGMGYCGTKTIKDLQINGKFVKITGAGLIESHPHDITITKEAPNYSK; encoded by the coding sequence ATGATGAATGGAAAAATTTTAAAAGAAGGAATTACTTTCGATGATGTTCTACTAATCCCTGCAAAATCTGATGTGCTTCCTAATGAAGTAAGTTTAAAAACAAGACTTACAAAAAAAATCACATTAAATTTACCAATTTTAAGTGCTGCTATGGATACAGTTACAGAATCTGACTTAGCTATAGCCCTTGCAAGACAAGGAGGGATTGGTTTTATCCATAAAAATATGTCTATTGAAGAACAAGCTGCTGAAGTAGATAGAGTAAAAAGATCTGAAAGCGGAATGATTACTAACCCTATAACTCTTAATAAAGATAGTAGAGTATTCCAAGCTGAAGAACTTATGAGTAGATATAAAATTTCAGGATTGCCTGTTATTGAAAATGATGGGAAATTAATAGGAATTATAACAAACAGAGATATTAAATATCGTAAAGATTTAGATCAACCTGTTGGAGATATTATGACAAGTAAAGGTCTAATAACTGCTCCTGTTGGAACAACACTAGAACAAGCTAAAGAAATTTTACTTGCTAATAGAATTGAAAAATTACCTATCACAGATCAAAATGGATATTTAAAAGGTCTTATCACTATAAAAGATATAGATAATATAGTTCAATATCCAAATTCTTGTAAAGATGAACTTGGAAAATTAAGATGTGGAGCTGCTGTTGGTATTGCACCTGATACTTTAGATAGAGTTGCAGCCTTAGTTAAAGCTGGAGTAGATATCATAACTGTTGATTCTGCTCATGGACACTCTCAAGGTGTTATCAATATGATAAAAGAAATCAAAAAACATTATCCTGATTTAGATGTAATTGGTGGAAACATTGTTACTGCAGAAGCAGCAGCAGAATTAATTGAAGCTGGAGTATCAGCAGTAAAGGTTGGAATAGGACCAGGATCTATTTGTACAACAAGAGTTGTTGCAGGAGTTGGAGTTCCTCAATTAACAGCTGTAAATGATGTTTATGAATATTGTAAATCTAGAGATATTGGAGTTATTGCTGATGGTGGAATAAAACTATCAGGAGATATAGTTAAGGCTTTAGCTGCAGGTGCTGACTGTGTTATGTTAGGTGGATTACTTGCAGGAACAAAAGAAGCTCCAGGAGAAGAAATTATTCTTGAAGGAAGAAGATTTAAAATATATGTAGGTATGGGATCTATCGCTGCAATGAAGAGAGGATCTAAAGATAGATACTTCCAAGCAGGTGAAGTTGATAACTCTAAATTAGTTCCTGAAGGAATTGAAGGACGTATCGCATATAAAGGTTCAGTTAAAGATGTTATTTTCCAACTTGCAGGTGGTGTAAGAGCAGGTATGGGATATTGTGGAACTAAGACTATAAAAGATCTACAAATAAATGGGAAATTTGTTAAAATCACAGGTGCAGGTTTAATAGAAAGCCATCCTCATGATATAACAATCACAAAAGAAGCACCAAATTATTCTAAATAG
- a CDS encoding toxin-antitoxin system YwqK family antitoxin — translation MNKFNKFIILAGLLLSFSATAAEIKELESLETISKQILGETTSTKTKKEKAKENVKKEVTKKENKEEVKEESKSEVKSENKASENKETVVNDIPDETATRVIDKSEIVDFYEREVRDKIAYKEGSDTPFTGVFGIVIDDRIESYEEYKNGLLDGETAYFSKDKEVKLLSEMYSKGKLNGPQKTYYENGKLKSIVYYKNDRIDGIVEYDKSGKLLHKSIFENGTGDWKLYWSNGKVSEEGKYVSGRKDGVWKKYREDGSLDTILKYDNGRLLSEKWQ, via the coding sequence ATGAACAAATTTAATAAATTTATTATTTTAGCAGGGCTGTTACTTAGTTTTTCAGCTACAGCTGCTGAAATAAAAGAACTTGAGTCGCTAGAAACAATCTCTAAACAAATATTAGGAGAAACTACTAGTACAAAGACTAAAAAAGAAAAAGCTAAAGAAAATGTAAAAAAAGAAGTTACAAAAAAAGAGAATAAAGAAGAAGTTAAAGAAGAAAGTAAAAGTGAAGTTAAGTCTGAAAATAAAGCTTCTGAAAATAAAGAAACTGTTGTCAATGATATTCCAGATGAAACTGCAACTAGAGTTATAGATAAATCAGAAATAGTTGATTTCTATGAAAGAGAAGTTAGAGATAAAATAGCTTATAAAGAAGGTTCAGATACTCCTTTTACAGGTGTATTTGGTATAGTTATTGATGATAGAATAGAATCTTATGAAGAATATAAAAATGGTCTTTTAGATGGAGAAACTGCTTATTTTTCAAAAGATAAAGAAGTAAAATTATTGTCTGAAATGTACTCTAAAGGAAAATTAAATGGGCCACAAAAAACTTATTATGAAAATGGTAAATTAAAATCTATAGTTTACTATAAAAATGATAGAATAGATGGTATAGTGGAATATGATAAAAGTGGAAAACTTTTGCATAAAAGTATCTTTGAAAATGGTACTGGAGATTGGAAATTATACTGGAGTAATGGTAAAGTTTCAGAAGAAGGAAAATATGTTTCTGGTAGAAAAGATGGAGTTTGGAAAAAATATAGAGAAGATGGAAGTTTAGATACTATATTGAAGTATGACAATGGTAGACTTTTAAGCGAAAAATGGCAATAA
- a CDS encoding HD domain-containing protein, which translates to MLISRVKQVYQYIFSKFDESNNSEIKKILSEEEFLIFSTMSNYDKVHSYNLYQKVKEDKILSSEKLYLKLALLHDSGKGKVGLFRRIKKVLVGDKILEQHPSIAFEKLKNINFDLAKLCLQHHDKDVDEKMKIFQELDDK; encoded by the coding sequence ATGTTAATTTCAAGAGTAAAACAAGTTTATCAATATATTTTTTCTAAGTTTGATGAAAGTAATAATTCTGAAATAAAAAAGATATTATCAGAGGAAGAATTCCTGATTTTTTCTACTATGTCTAATTATGATAAAGTTCATTCATACAACTTATACCAAAAGGTAAAGGAAGATAAAATTTTATCTTCTGAAAAACTTTATTTAAAACTTGCTCTTTTACATGATAGTGGAAAAGGTAAAGTTGGACTTTTTAGAAGAATAAAAAAAGTTTTAGTAGGAGATAAAATCTTAGAACAACATCCAAGCATAGCTTTTGAGAAATTAAAAAATATTAATTTTGACTTAGCAAAACTATGTTTACAACATCACGATAAAGATGTAGATGAGAAAATGAAAATTTTTCAAGAATTAGATGATAAATAA
- a CDS encoding SMI1/KNR4 family protein codes for MTEFNWDSFIKELEKFQKGIESIGGHCRETIIEAPAKEEEILEVEKKLGYTLPKDFRDVLLNYSSHFEYFWSTYRDEEEEQIEFPEKFCAIFAGNLHWGLKFLLDFEESRQGWVDICYPDYNDEYDKVWHNKLAFYKVANGDFFAIELEKENYGKIVYLSHDGGDGHGHYIADNFKDLLNNWSKVGAVGGDDWQWEVFYTEGKGIDPESENAKEWREYIFSKI; via the coding sequence ATGACAGAATTTAATTGGGATAGTTTTATCAAAGAACTTGAAAAGTTTCAAAAGGGAATAGAAAGTATAGGAGGGCATTGTAGAGAAACTATAATTGAGGCTCCAGCAAAGGAAGAAGAAATTTTAGAAGTTGAGAAAAAATTAGGATATACTTTACCAAAAGATTTTAGAGATGTACTTTTAAATTATTCATCACATTTTGAATATTTTTGGTCTACTTATAGAGATGAAGAAGAAGAACAAATAGAATTTCCAGAAAAATTTTGTGCTATATTTGCAGGAAATTTACATTGGGGACTAAAGTTCTTATTAGATTTTGAAGAAAGTAGACAGGGTTGGGTAGATATTTGCTACCCTGATTATAATGATGAATATGATAAAGTTTGGCATAATAAATTAGCCTTTTATAAAGTTGCAAATGGAGATTTCTTTGCTATTGAATTAGAAAAAGAAAATTATGGAAAAATAGTATATTTAAGCCATGATGGAGGAGATGGTCATGGTCATTATATAGCGGATAATTTTAAAGATTTATTAAATAATTGGTCAAAAGTTGGTGCTGTTGGTGGAGATGATTGGCAATGGGAAGTATTCTACACAGAAGGAAAGGGAATAGATCCTGAGAGTGAAAATGCTAAAGAGTGGAGAGAATATATTTTTAGTAAGATATGA
- the ung gene encoding uracil-DNA glycosylase, giving the protein MSKINNDWKEILEEEFQKDYFVELKSILEKEYENYTVYPPKKDILNAFFLTPYSEVKVVLLGQDPYHQKGQAHGLAFSVNYGIKTPPSLINMYKELHDDLGLYIPNNGFLEKWAKQGVLLLNTSLTVRDSEANSHSKIGWQTFTDNVIKKLNEREKPIIFILWGNNAKAKEKFIDTNKHYILKGAHPSPLSANRGFFGCKHFSEVNRILKELKEKEIDWQIEDKE; this is encoded by the coding sequence ATGTCAAAAATTAATAATGACTGGAAAGAAATTTTAGAAGAAGAATTTCAGAAAGATTATTTTGTGGAATTGAAAAGTATTCTTGAAAAGGAGTATGAAAACTATACTGTTTATCCACCCAAAAAAGATATTCTAAATGCTTTTTTTCTTACTCCTTATTCAGAGGTAAAAGTTGTACTTTTAGGACAAGATCCTTATCATCAGAAAGGTCAGGCACATGGTTTAGCTTTTTCAGTAAATTATGGAATAAAGACCCCACCATCACTTATAAATATGTATAAAGAGTTACATGATGATTTGGGCTTATATATTCCAAACAATGGTTTTCTTGAAAAATGGGCAAAACAAGGAGTATTACTTTTAAATACAAGTTTGACAGTTAGAGATAGTGAAGCTAATTCACATTCGAAAATTGGCTGGCAAACATTTACAGATAATGTAATAAAAAAGTTAAATGAAAGAGAAAAGCCTATAATATTTATATTATGGGGAAATAATGCTAAAGCTAAGGAAAAATTTATAGATACTAATAAGCATTATATTTTAAAAGGTGCTCACCCTAGTCCTCTTTCAGCTAATAGAGGCTTCTTTGGTTGTAAACATTTTAGTGAAGTGAATAGAATATTAAAAGAGTTAAAAGAAAAAGAAATTGACTGGCAAATTGAAGATAAGGAGTAG
- a CDS encoding UDP-N-acetylmuramoyl-L-alanyl-D-glutamate--2,6-diaminopimelate ligase, which translates to MNIFSGVEYEVLRDVDLNRKYDGIEYDSRKVKENYIFVALEGANVDGHDYIDSAVKNGATCIIVSRKVEMKHKVSYVLIDEIRHKLGYIASNFYEWPQRKLKIIGVTGTNGKTSSTYMIEKLMGDTPITRIGTIEYKIGDEVFEAVNTTPESLDLIKIFDKTLKKKIEYVVMEVSSHSLEIGRVDVLDFDYALFTNLTQDHLDYHVTMENYFQAKRKLFLKLKDINNSVFNIDDKYGKRLYDEFIEDNPEIISYGIDGGDLEGEYLDDGYIDIKFREKVEKVKFALLGDFNLYNTLGAVAIAIKIGISWEDILKRVSNIKAAPGRFEALNCGQDYKVIVDYAHTPDALVNVIVAARNIRNGNRIITIFGCGGDRDRTKRPIMAKAAENLSDVVILTSDNPRTESPEQIFADVKTGFTKNDDYFFEPDREKAIKLAINMAEKNDIILITGKGHETYHIIGTKKWHFDDKEIARREIVRRRMVENVN; encoded by the coding sequence ATGAATATTTTTTCAGGTGTAGAATATGAAGTTTTAAGAGATGTTGATTTAAACAGAAAATATGATGGTATTGAATATGATTCAAGAAAAGTCAAAGAAAACTATATTTTTGTTGCTTTAGAAGGTGCAAATGTTGATGGACATGACTATATAGACAGTGCTGTAAAAAATGGTGCAACTTGTATTATAGTAAGTAGAAAAGTTGAAATGAAACATAAGGTTAGTTATGTTTTAATTGATGAAATTAGACATAAACTTGGTTATATAGCCTCAAACTTTTATGAATGGCCTCAAAGAAAATTAAAAATTATAGGAGTTACAGGTACTAATGGAAAAACTTCATCAACTTATATGATAGAAAAATTGATGGGAGATACTCCTATAACTCGTATAGGGACTATAGAATATAAAATAGGTGATGAAGTATTTGAAGCTGTTAATACAACTCCTGAATCACTTGATTTAATAAAGATTTTTGATAAAACTTTAAAGAAAAAGATTGAATATGTTGTTATGGAAGTAAGTTCTCATTCACTTGAAATAGGTAGAGTAGATGTTTTAGATTTTGACTATGCTCTTTTCACAAATCTAACTCAAGATCACTTAGATTATCATGTGACTATGGAAAATTATTTTCAAGCTAAGAGAAAATTATTTTTAAAACTTAAAGATATTAATAATTCAGTATTTAATATTGATGATAAGTATGGAAAAAGACTATATGATGAATTCATAGAAGATAATCCTGAAATAATCTCTTATGGAATAGATGGAGGAGATTTAGAAGGAGAATACTTAGATGATGGATATATAGATATTAAATTTAGAGAAAAAGTAGAAAAAGTTAAATTTGCTTTATTAGGTGATTTTAATTTATATAATACTTTAGGTGCAGTTGCTATTGCTATAAAAATAGGAATTAGTTGGGAAGATATTTTAAAAAGAGTTTCAAATATAAAGGCTGCTCCTGGAAGATTTGAAGCTTTAAATTGTGGGCAAGATTATAAAGTTATAGTTGACTATGCTCATACTCCTGATGCCCTAGTAAATGTCATTGTTGCTGCAAGAAATATTAGAAATGGTAACAGAATAATAACTATCTTTGGTTGTGGTGGAGATAGAGATAGGACTAAAAGACCTATAATGGCTAAGGCTGCTGAAAATTTATCAGATGTTGTAATTCTAACATCAGATAATCCAAGAACTGAAAGTCCTGAACAAATATTTGCTGATGTAAAAACAGGATTTACAAAAAATGATGATTATTTCTTTGAGCCTGATAGAGAAAAAGCAATAAAATTAGCTATTAATATGGCAGAAAAAAATGATATTATCCTTATAACAGGAAAAGGACATGAAACATACCATATAATCGGTACGAAAAAATGGCACTTTGATGATAAGGAAATTGCAAGAAGAGAAATTGTTAGAAGAAGGATGGTAGAAAATGTTAATTAA
- the kdsA gene encoding 3-deoxy-8-phosphooctulonate synthase: MLINDVNKVKVGNIVFGGKKRFVLIAGPCVMESQELMDEVAGGIKEICDRLGIEYIFKASFDKANRSSIHSYRGPGLEEGMKMLAKTKEKFNVPVITDVHEAWQCKEVAKVADILQIPAFLCRQTDLLIAAAETGKAVNIKKGQFLAPWDMKNIVVKMEESGNQNIMLCERGSTFGYNNMVVDMRSLLEMRKFNYPVVFDVTHSVQKPGGLGTATSGDREYVYPLLRAGLAIGVDAIFAEVHPNPTEAKSDGPNMLYLKDLEEILKIAIEIDKIVKGV, encoded by the coding sequence ATGTTAATTAATGATGTAAATAAAGTTAAAGTTGGTAATATTGTATTTGGAGGAAAAAAGAGATTTGTTTTAATAGCAGGACCTTGTGTTATGGAATCTCAAGAACTGATGGATGAAGTTGCAGGAGGAATAAAAGAAATTTGTGATAGATTAGGTATAGAATATATATTCAAGGCTTCTTTTGATAAGGCTAATCGTTCATCTATACATTCATATAGAGGACCTGGTTTAGAAGAAGGAATGAAAATGCTTGCCAAAACAAAAGAAAAATTTAATGTTCCTGTTATTACAGATGTTCATGAAGCTTGGCAATGTAAAGAAGTTGCAAAAGTAGCAGATATTTTACAAATTCCTGCATTCTTATGTAGACAAACAGACTTACTTATAGCCGCAGCAGAAACAGGGAAAGCTGTAAATATTAAAAAAGGACAATTTTTAGCACCTTGGGATATGAAAAATATAGTTGTTAAAATGGAAGAATCAGGAAACCAAAATATAATGTTATGTGAAAGAGGAAGTACATTTGGATACAATAATATGGTAGTGGATATGAGAAGTTTACTTGAAATGAGAAAATTTAACTATCCTGTTGTATTTGATGTGACACACTCAGTTCAAAAACCTGGAGGACTTGGAACAGCAACATCTGGAGATAGAGAATATGTGTATCCTCTTTTAAGAGCAGGACTTGCTATTGGTGTTGATGCAATATTTGCTGAAGTTCATCCTAATCCAACAGAAGCAAAATCTGATGGACCAAATATGCTATATTTAAAAGATTTAGAAGAAATTTTAAAGATTGCAATAGAAATAGATAAAATAGTTAAAGGTGTATAA
- a CDS encoding carbon-nitrogen hydrolase family protein: protein MKKKKFKIALAQIKIEQKNIEENCKKIFEKIEEAAKENVDIICFPELATIGYTITTDELKKLPEDFNNTFIEKLQEKAKFFKIHLLVGYLESKTTKKSRDFYNSCIFIDDDGKILANARKVYLWKKEKTKFKAGNKFVVKNTKFGKIGILLCYDLEFPEPARIECLKGAEIIFVPSLWSFNAENRWHIDLAANSLFNLLFIAGCNAVGDSCCGKSKIVEPDGSTLIEASGTNEELLMATIDLEKVSEVRAKIPYLTDLKK from the coding sequence ATGAAAAAGAAAAAGTTTAAAATTGCTTTAGCACAAATAAAAATTGAACAAAAAAATATAGAGGAAAATTGTAAAAAGATTTTTGAAAAAATAGAAGAGGCAGCTAAAGAAAATGTGGATATCATATGTTTTCCTGAACTAGCTACTATAGGATATACCATTACTACTGATGAACTAAAAAAGCTACCAGAAGATTTTAACAATACTTTTATTGAAAAATTACAAGAGAAGGCAAAGTTTTTTAAAATACATCTTCTAGTTGGTTATCTAGAAAGTAAAACAACTAAAAAATCAAGAGATTTCTATAATTCTTGTATTTTTATTGATGATGATGGAAAAATACTTGCTAATGCAAGAAAAGTTTATCTTTGGAAAAAAGAAAAAACTAAATTTAAAGCTGGAAATAAATTTGTAGTAAAGAATACTAAATTTGGAAAAATAGGTATATTACTTTGTTATGATTTAGAATTTCCTGAACCTGCAAGAATAGAATGTCTAAAAGGAGCTGAAATAATTTTTGTACCTTCTTTATGGAGCTTTAATGCGGAAAATAGATGGCATATAGATTTAGCTGCCAACTCATTATTTAACTTACTATTTATAGCTGGTTGTAATGCAGTTGGTGATAGTTGTTGTGGAAAATCAAAAATTGTAGAGCCTGATGGAAGTACTTTGATCGAAGCTAGTGGTACAAATGAAGAATTACTAATGGCTACAATAGATTTAGAAAAAGTCTCTGAAGTAAGAGCTAAAATCCCATATTTGACAGATCTAAAAAAGTAA